The following are encoded together in the Thermodesulfobacteriota bacterium genome:
- a CDS encoding type II toxin-antitoxin system HicB family antitoxin, whose translation MKHSMLLNKVGNNYELYITDLSGFVAAGKTKEEILDIIREAMEIHLESIDEKGISTSDSRSNLD comes from the coding sequence TATGTTATTAAACAAGGTGGGAAACAACTACGAGTTGTACATCACCGATTTGTCCGGCTTTGTAGCGGCAGGAAAGACGAAAGAGGAAATACTGGACATAATTAGGGAGGCAATGGAGATACACCTCGAATCTATTGATGAGAAAGGTATTTCAACTTCGGATTCCAGGTCGAACCTAGACTAG